Genomic segment of Citrus sinensis cultivar Valencia sweet orange chromosome 7, DVS_A1.0, whole genome shotgun sequence:
ttatttttaggtgcaagtgtcctcaatgtttttttttttaatgtggaCACATTGTTAAATCACGTTGTTTAACAATATGTTCgcgaggaaaaaaattaaggacaCCCGCATTAGAGAATTActgtgtatgtatgtatatatgtatgtatgcggTTTAATAGTGTGAtcgcatgaaaaaaaattgaagaccTCCGCACTAAAGAAAGATTgtgtatatatgtgtgtgtgtgtgtgtaaacaTTTTCAGGTGTGGCgcctccattttttttaatgcagaaGTCTTATGgcttaataaagttaattttcaatataccATCAAGCTGTCGGTTTAGTAAACTTAAAAACTGACTATATTAAATCTTACGGTTTAAAAATTGtctacatgaaaaaaaatgtgggtGCCCGTACTAGATAAGGATTGTgggtgtatatatatatatatatatatatatatatatatatctacaCATAAAAGTTGGTTGAGTAGTTGAGTTGAGCCATGTACGATTATTTCCTTAACTAACTTTGTTATGTGCAGCCTGCAGGATGATTTTTTTGGCTCATAATGAGAGtaattcatatttaataaaatatctcatGATTCATGAGTTAAGAGTTATCCCAAGTGCTTACCTAAGAGCTAATGTATACCAATGTGCCATTAACTTCTTGACAATAAAGAgacttttttatattattcttcaatttttgatTGTATATACATGAAATAATGCTATTGCACGAaacatgtacatatatatttatagacacacacacacgcacaacAGACCGATGTGGTGTAATTATGATCGGTTGAATTAAGATTTaaagtaatattaataaaattctgtAGGTCAAGTGATGTATTCATTTAACTAAATAACCAAGTATGGTATGCTGCGTCGGTTTGCATGAAAGATTTTACGTACATATCATTGCTCTTACTCATATTGTTCTAATGCTAGCTGATGCTTTATATTGCAGTTGTGGAACAAGACTTGTGTATCTTCAAGAGAGTTGCCACTCGCCatgaattataaatgatatgaTCCCCAATGTAATTTGAAGGACAATACGACTGTTAGTaacatttttactttattaaattaaaaaaatcctcATTAGAgaattatcatattatatatatgtgtatgtattatttatcaaatatttgcCTTACATAGCAAAAgccatttaattaatgttgattgtatgctatttttattaatttagtgaTAATGAATTTTGTCTTGAAATATCgttattaaattatgtttttcGCCCCATTATTATTTAGATGCACATTCAatctcaaataaataaaatagggttattatcattttactacttaaaaaattatcaaatatcaaatgactacaataaatattgtctcttatcattttcttattatatctttatcaaaatatcattttactacttttttgttacaacaaatatcattttactattcataattaaaaaaataataagacaaatttttaattcatatattataattccagaaaaaagaattatgttggtattttatatctattttaataaatatattacaaatttattttgtaaataaattttaagttttttttaatcacgAAGGATGAAATTAGTATTTTGTTAATCAACTAACTGGTCAACTAACGGTTATAAtgaaaaagtagtaaaataatatttttataaggatatagtagaaaaatgataggagataattctttttatagtcatttaatatttaataatttttaaagtagtgaaatgataataactCACTCAAATAAATACATGCTGAAACTGAGTTGACTCGTTGTCAAACCTCCCGGCAACTCGGCTTTCTTGATTTTTCATGTTCTAGTGGCATTTAATGTCCCACGTGGCGCGTAAATCCAGGAGCCACATCAACAAAGCATTCACATGCACTCCCGAAATCCCATAATTACGAAACTACCACTCTCTTGGTCACTTACAGTTCGTTAACAACTCAGGGTTATTTCGTAATCCAgtcttttgctttttcaataaaaaaaataaaaataaaaccctGTTTCTAAATTCGATTCAGACAACGAACTAACAACGAGCGAAGCTAATAACCGTCTTTCATCATCATGGCGCTTCTTGTTCCTGGTGGTGGGTGCGCACGTTTAGCCATCTCCCACCCAGCGCAAGTTAGCCGGAGAACAGCCGTTGTTGCTACGCTGTCACCTCCCAAACGCGATAAAGTTGACTACTGGGTCGATGCAACTTCGAGCTTCTTTGAACCAGACTCCAGACCCATCATGTTATATGATGGtaattacaactttttttaaaattatttttattccattTATGAATGAAGTtgattcattttattaattctagctagctataaaataaaaaaaacttcgCTTATGCTccttaattaacttttaatttatatatattttttttaatcactgctatgaaatgaaatcattaGTGGTCGAAAACTATTAGCTGTTGAGTAGAATAGaatgtttaccaaacactttagcaGCCGGTATCTAGCTAAGCTACTATTGTagttaatatttcttttgaattttcgTTCCATAGGTGTTTGCAATTTGTGTAATGGAGGAGTGAAGTTTGTACGGGATAACGACAAAAATAGGCAAGTGATCTAACCGCTGGCTTGTTGAGTAATTTGATGAATAATGtgttaaatgataaatatcaaATGTTATTCGACCTCAAGCCAAATGTTCCACAATGATTGATCACGATCCTTTGGCGTTGACAATATTCCTAGATAGGCTAATTTGATCTTCCCCGTTAAAGGTGTTCCATGTATCAGCTCATTTTGATTTGTACATAATTAAGCTACTGCAAAGAAAATTGGTCCTCCCAGATTTCGCACATTTTCAACTTGGCATTTTGGCTtgtatttttaagtttgttcatgatatttcaaattattactTCTTATGGTTGAAAAGTATTATATGAATTAGTTGAAAACATGATTATGAATGCTAAACAAGATTGAGGTCACTGAAAATATCACTTCCTTTACCTGCTATTAATTATGAACCCTCCAAGGAATATCTTTCttataaatgattttctttaaatccaaaagggaaagaaaatcATAGAATTTGTCTCTTCAAAGTGTTTCTTAGCTATAAATCTGCTCCCAATGACTGTTCTTCTTCATATCTTTGTCTGGCAATTGACAGGAGAATCAGGTACGAAGCTCTCCAGAGTGAATCAGGCAAGAAACTGCTGAGGAGGTCAGGAAGAGCTCCTGATGATATTTCAAGTGTTGTGCTTGTTGAAAAGGATAGGTACGCGGATATTATTTTCAGTGTATTCTAAAACTGATGTTAAATTGGTCTGAATTCTAAAGGATGGCACCTGAATTTAGTTTCTGACCTTTTAGGGTAATGGTAACTATGTTCCACCAATTTTAACATTTCACATTGTGTCAATGTCTGTCttctaattaattcaaatgagATTATTCCTATCCCCTCTCCCTTCATGTTTCTATCTGTCTCTCTTGAATAGAAAAGGTTTGCACAAGAATGATTAAGAATTGATGGTGGATTTCAGATCATATATCAAGTCAGATGCTGTTCTTAAGATAATGGAATACATAGACCTACCTTTCCCTCAGCTAGCATTTTTTCTACAGTTTGTTCCTCAGTAAGTCGTCCCTTCTTTGTTGCTGTAGTTCTGAAACAAATGAGCAGAgcaatggaaatttattattctgtTTTTTGCTATGGGTGGTTGCAGGTTTGTAAGAGATTTTGCATATGACAACATAGCAAACAATCGATACAACATTTTTGGCCGCTCAGATTCATGTGAGTTATATGATAATTAAGGATGTGCAATCGTTGCGGCTAATgaatgtatgtatatatttgaAACTCCAGAAATGAGGGATCATAATGTGGTCCATTGTTTCTTGCTCTGTGGAAATAGAATATACTGTGAACATGTTTATCAATTGACATTTGACAACTCTTAATGTAAATTGGTCATCTTGGCCATATATATGCTTACAATTCTGACCTTATTGTtacaaatatttgattttactcttttttttcctccttatCAATTGATACGTATGAAGTGCATAATTTTTTCCCcctatttaataatttcctAGTTCTTCTGGTGATTACATCAGAGCTTTATTGTAACATATTTGTGGCCATATATTAAAACAAGCCTTCTCTATCTTGACTTTATTGTCAAGTGTTTAAGTTCCTAATACTTTTTGATCTATTGGATGCCAACATATGATCCCAGCTCTTCAAAGCCTATTGCGggcaatatttttttggtaaCCATGTCTTTCCTCCTCATAGTATCCTGTTTCTTTAGTAGTTGATAGAATGGCACGCACACTCACCCTCAACCTCCCATTCCCCATTCTAATTAAGTAGACTTCTGCAGCAAGCAGCTGCACATATAATGGAGTGATAACATCATTGAGGGAATGCTATTTGTGGGACCCACATAGAGGTATGGAGCTCCCATttgataatttcaatattttaaatccTGGTAGTTTTGTTGAATTCTCTTGGTCCAAGGACTACATCCTGTTAGGTTGGAAATTTGTAAGGACCAGCATAGTTTGAAGCTTTAGGAAAAGGAAAGCAGGATCGGACAATCCTTTTAAATGATATCCTGGAGGTTTGAGAGCATCAAAAGTTTACTGTTTCTGCTAATTCCAAATGTTGAAAGTTTGTATCTGAGTATTTTGTGCATCACTTCCTTgcaaagttttcttttatcctATAGGAAAGGAAGATATTTTATGAACTATTCGTAGTTATTGTGCAATATTACTATTTCAAACATCTATCTCCCTTTTGTACACTTAAGAAAGCATCTGCCTTACACTGATAAAAGATAGAAGATAAAAGAATAGAAGTTCAAATGATAAGATCCGAGAGCTGAGTTGTATGCATATGCATAAATGCCTAAATATCATCCAGTATTTATCGACATATATCTTGTGTGCTCTATTGCATATGCGTGCATGGATATTGTCTACATAGATGTGAGGATGTGAAGGTTGGAATCCAGTATCCTAGTATTGCATGAAGGTTTTGTGGTTAATCTGCTACAAGAATAATCAGCTATGAGAGTGTGGGAGAGGTTCGTTGTGTATCTTGTCGCCTTTGTATAGCTTGGACAAGCCGAGTGCATATCTGACAAAATGGCAATGGTTAGCCGAAATTTGTGAACcccaattttgaaattttcaacaaatgtttgaaatgaacgTTTAGTGATATACCCAAGGACTAAGAGGATTAAAGCTATAATCCAACACAATTGTTGATAGTGCATGTACTTGGGTTTCCTATGCTTGGCATCATATCCCGCAGCAATGTATTTTTCGCTTACATATCCATATTGGGGACGTAGAAAGAGGATAAATCCAAGGAGAACTCCAGAGGCAAATCCTCCAATATGTGCCAAATTGTCTACACCATCCACACCGGGTATGAATCCAAAAGCCAAATTCAGGGCAATAACAGAACCTAGAACTGAAAGTGATGTGCACTGAATAGAGAAGAGTTAGAACTTATATCTGTTTATATCTTTGTGAAAGTTCATTTTGGAATGATGTTTGAAGTTActttaagaataatattatgaCTTTCAATTTcacaactattattattattattttaagaataatatcTGCGAGGTTTATGTCattgtgttattattttaaagcagTTAGTAACATAGTCACCTTATTTTCATAGATCGTCCAGTTTGCAATTAACTCAGAAAGCATGGTTCCCAACAGTCCAAAGAGTGCACCGGATGCTCCAACTGaaacaatttctttctttcctttatgGTGAAGACAAGATAAAAGGCTTCCACCAAACCCAGAAAGCAGATACAGAGGTGCTATTCTCGCTGCCATATTGAAGAGTGATTTACAACCAGTAAGAACTTATAGTACAATAATTCACTCGTAGTTCATTATCAAGTTCTTACCGAATCCAAATTCCTGTTCCAGGCGGTAACTAACAAGCATAAGGCTCGTCATGTTGACAACCAAATGAATGATTCCAGCATGAAGCCACATGCTAGACAAGAGACgatatttttgatttttcctCACAACTAGGTTTCGGTCAAGGCCACCGAGATCTCTGAGcctggaagaaaataaaggagaGTAATCTATCCCTGTTTCCAATTAAGTACACAAAATGAAACAGAAACATTGTTGAGGGTTCGACTTCTTAATTACGTGGAGATGGAAGGTCCGAGGAGATAATTTTCCTTCCATGGTTGAAAGGAATATCTCCCTAATATATCTCTCAAAACACATTGGTGACTGTCTGCAGTTTTCGCAGGGCAATTGTTTACATGCATGGTGTAAACGAAcataataatgcaaacaacAAAGATGACCGGCGTGAGCCATGCGCGCCACTGCTCGGGAGCGTATGGCTTGTTCTCCATGGCGGCCTGCCGGCAAGAAAGATTGCAGGATCAACAATACcagaagagagagaaggagaCGGGAGGGGGGGATAGAATTTGGGTGGCAACGAGCACGTCTTGCTAGGCTGGTAAGCTATTTTTGGTGCTTTTGATTTATTGCTCATGAAACCGCTCTTTCTAAAGATTGTTCCATATGCAGTCCGCCGGGTTATATTGTTGAatctttgaaaataataataacttttctGCAACGTTCATATCATTGTTTTCGgttatcaattttcttttttcaataaaatgtaATTCATATACGATATTGCAACATCATTGTCCTAGATGTggatattgattttttttagttggtTTTCGTATTTTACCCCTCAGACAAATTTGCTAGGATTAGTGTTccaaaattttagttgtttgtaATATGAATTTAGcatagaaatttaaataacttcCAGAAGGGGATATGCGACCTTCCATTTGGTCAGTTTCGAGGTTCCTAAAACGGCAAATATGTGCTGAATAAGTTCTATACGTAAAGAgttgtattaaaaataataataataataataataacaggaAGTTGGTATATTTATGTCGGTAATTGAAATAGTTCAATATTTGTTTacttagttattttttaatgttctcACACtgtaaaacaaataatcagattcaggaaaaaaatgtattttgaaaactttatgCCAGCCGAATTTCGTGTGGGAGCACCTTATActagtagggatggcaatggggaggggaggggaggagaccgatctccccgtacccatccccgatattttgtatatgtccccgtcccctccccgtccccgttagaattacttgagagaatccccatccccgaataactaatatatttttttttcgattttgagttaattatattaaaataaaaaattcaaataaaagtaaagttcgaaatatatcttacattaatatctattacaaaagtcacatacattaaattgtaagtaacgcaacatgcaagggatacaaacttcttttacaaactatcatgaacaaattaatagtataatacaaaattattacaaataaaatcgaatttagattcaaaattaactttttcaatggtggcgtgggcactttataaatgtggattaTTCCATTtgcaacacaatagttaaatcggagcaaatcaaaagcaaatattagattagattagattagatattaaaattgtgatttgttgtgggcaattataacatctaaaaataaataaaaaaatatatttaagttaatgtctttttaatgtcctaaataaaaatttaggactttaattacttaattaagcctaaaagtttaataatataaatattttgatattttttatttttaccaatatttataattttataatttaaattttattatttatttactagtaattttaaaaaattaaaatggggaaatgggtaggggatggggattccacctcatccccgtcccctccccgaataagaaattgggtaaaaaaattttcccgtcccctccccgaataagaaattgggtatgaaattatccccataccctccccgaatgggaaAAATTCCCGAGGATACTCGTCCCCGTGggaatttttgccatccctatatACTAGCCATCGTCTCCTAAAATTTTGGTGGTAACACTCCTCAAATTATTGGTTATCTTTTATATCTTTTAGGTAACAACttagtaataatattaaagacAAGCTTGGTGGATTTATTCATGTAAGATGGCAATTAAGACGTAAAGTGGGGTTGTCAATGGGCCAGGGCCTGGGACTCGCAGTGGTACTAAAGCAGAGTCTCGACATTTACTCACGTGGACATAAATTGAGACCTGGGAAAGGTCTTTATAAACTGGGCTAAAGACAAGAGGTCCGTCCGTAGGTGCGTTGAATTGAAATAAGGTTTGCTTGGGAAATTGAAGTAAGCACGAGACTTCTAACTAATTATCTATTAACGTTGCTAGAACAGTGAAAAAACCAACTCCATGTACAGGTGGGCAAAATTGGGTTCGGGTCAATCCGATCGGATTAGACAAAAATCAATCCGAATTATATTCGGACCGGATCGAGTCGGGTCAATAATTCGAGTTTAATTTGGGTAAGATTGAGTTCGGATTTGAAGCTTGAAAGTTGAAAGCTTCAAAATCGGGTTCGAGTGGGGAGAAAGCCAGAAACTCGGGTTGGGTTGTGAGGATTCGGCCTTCAAGCAGCTGATCGGTGGCCACGACAGCAGATCACAGATGAGTTTTTGGCAGCAGATGGGCAGACGTGCAACGACAGATCGCGGAAGACTCACAGCTGGACGCGGTTTCACTTGGCAGCAGCAGATTGCGGCTTCACTTGGCAGCAGCAGATCGCGACTTCACTTGGCAACAACATATCGTGGTTTTACTTGGCAGTTGTCAACAGCAGATCGCAGTTTGACAGTGTTGTGAACTTGTGAAGTTGtgattcttgttttgtttgtggACTTGTGCTGGTGTGTGCGTCTGTGAGAGCGAGTGACTTTGTGTGTGTGCGGCGTGTGGTGCCTaatggtgtgtgtgtgtttaggtttagttagtttattttttttggcaaaCCCGATTGGGtattcggatcgggtcgggttttCACAAACTGATCgggtttgtaatttttaatctgatCAGGTTTCAATCCCGACCCAAACCCGAAATTTCGGGTTGGGTAAAATACCCACCCCTAAGTCTCCATGtgatctttttaaaaattttcaaaatgattACATAGTTGCATATCTAATTTCTCTCAAATATTGAAAGGCTTTGTACCAGATCTAACTTTTCTTtattgtacaaaaaaaaaaaaggcttctCAAGAATAAAGCAGCTGTGTAAACAAATGctacaaatttatttcaaacagCCAACACTAGGGACTGAATCATCACATTTTCCATGAGCATTGATGCAAGTTGAATAAGTCCCCTCCTTCGAATTCGATGAAGCTATGTGGATGTGCTCCAGCACTATGTTGTCACAGCCAACAGTCCGGCTGCAATTCAAGGCAATTGCATCTTGTGTGATTGATGTCCCATGAATTCCAGTGTAAGAAACATCACTTATTTTGACTGCATttgtctttttaattaatcaaaataaaatattgtattaGTAAAAGTATAAACAATAAGAAATCTAAAATCAAGTATATGATAGAAtcaagatttttattatttgcttaCTTCATTACTGCATTGTTCATGTGGGCAGTAAAATTGGTCAATGATGATGGGATTGTCAACATCTGTGAGTGTAATGTCGTTGAAAGTTATCTTCCTGGCATACCCAGACCCCCcctataaatattaagaaccattaagaataaattttgaaataagaaatatatattacaaatgatgaatattattggttaatttaaGAAGACTTTAATTACCTGCCATGTTTTGATCCTCAATCCATTTTGAGTTGCGTTCAAAGTACAATTTTTCACATGTACTTCCTCAACTGCTGCTGCCTCTCCTTGCTTTCCTAGGCTTCCGATGCTAGAATAACAAATGCTCTTATAAGTATAGATACTTGCAACGCTTTGTAAATCGTTTGGATTAATTAGACAAAGTCATCATAATTAACAAACCTTATACCATGCCCCGGACCACATGTCAACCCAGTTACATTAATCTGAGAGCTTCCCGTGTTAATTGCAATGCAATCATCACCTAAATtcatacaacaaaaatttatgcTATACGCACAATTAAACTcaagaaaatagaaagaagaaatgaTAGTAAGAGTACTAATCTAGTTTAGGATATTGGACTTTATTAAACTCAGGAAAAACTATTATATTATACTATTGCACCATATGGCATTATATCTTTCTGGATTTTGATTCTGAATTGGATAATttctaatgataataataaacaaaggtacaaaattgaatgtattagaaaaagcaaaataataataatattaacctGTGGCAATGTTACTGTTGAGAATATGAATGTTTTGGGAGGCAGAGATGTCAATGCCATCAGTGTTAGGGCTTGATTCAGGGGCTGATATGTGGAGATTAGAGAGAGTTGCATCCTGACAGTTATCTAAGGAGATGTGATTTTTCTGACTGTTGATATGTTTCAGTCCACTGACTTGAAAACTGGTacatttttcaaatactaatgcCTGTTGCCATCCATCATATTCATGAAAAAGGAATGTGTATGTAATATTATCATTACATTTGATGAATGTTTATGTTAATTAAGCATTTTGTTCATAAATTTTCTTACTTTGGGTTTCGTGCAGTCCTCGCTATACTGCATATGATTCAGGAAGGTGTATGAGAATTtgtgataaaaataatgaaaaaaaaaaggttcagTAAAAGGGACGAGAGTTCGCAAAAAAATGTTGTGCACCCACATCTGAGCAAAGCTTCCACCACTGTGATCCTTGGCCATCAATTTCTCCATTTCCATTAACAGTAAATCCATTGACATTTGCGAAGTAAAGCCAAGACCTTCGATCCTTTCCTTTCCAACTTGACGGTCCTTCAGGTGCAATGAGATTCCCCTCAATCtgtgttaaaaaaataggGCTTTAAAGTAAGACTTTCTTTTTCGAGAAACTACAGCACAATTCTGTCTggtattgaaaaattattaaatctttCGTTAATACCCTTAATATTTCCACTATTGATTCCCGTGCTTCCATTATTGACCGCTGACTTACACTATATTATGTACACAATAAATAGAATTTTGGGACATACGTcggtaataaaaaaatttggagtgtataaaaaaaaaattaaaatagtcaACAGAGAGTGTGATGACCTTATAccttttttattgataaatattgCTAGTATTATGAAAGGTATTGATGATggtgagaaaattaaaatccatttACCTGAACTTGGAGGTTGGAAGATTTGCATGGACCTTGGAAACTTGTAGGTTGCAGCAAGAATGTTTTCCCCTGAGGAACCTGAAGGGTTGGATTGTTTGATGTATCTCCACAAACCGCGTTCCATGCTTTAATAAAAGCCTAGAAATGAATTAAATCACAGAAGTTACCGTAAAATACTAacacaaggaaaaaaaaaaattaagaagaacAGAAACTAAAGagctttgatattttaaattgagAAAGGCAAACTAGCTGTAATTAATCTCTAGACTCTAGTTATTCTATTGAttactgattttttctttttctcttctttcgaAAGTGAGTATTAATTCGATGTTGTCATTTTAATTCTTGTTTCACTTATCCGTGTCTCATGTTTCATTCTATATCGTGCGTTTTATATCTCTCATACATAATATATTTACTATTTCTAATCAGAGCTTGACAGTTTCTATTTTAGGTCAAGTTTGCATGGTTGGATTTTGTGGTTTTTCAATTACCAAAAGCTCTCATATATCTATGTGGCACTGGGGATTGAATCATCTCCAAATGATAGTTCAGTTGATTTGACTtgcataataaaaacaaaggatCACAGTTTAAATCTTTGGAAACATATTTAATGTATAGCGAGATAGAATATGGTGTATGGATACATGAGAAACaagtatatataattatgaggTACccgtattttttaaaatatgaattcatttttatattatatggTGTATTAAGTATGGGCATCCGCATTAGAGAATGACTAATATTAATAGCTCTCTATTGTGTTGCTTGTAGTCTAACATTGTATCATAGTTATGAAatgtttataatattaaatctatattttatgaCAAGCGTTCCATTTGGAGAATGACTcgtatgtaaaaataaaatatatatatttacttggGAATCATCGGTAACTCCATTTCCCACAGCACCAAAGTTCATAACGTTATAAGGCATTGTTCCAGGATACGATCGGCTCCAACCCAATGTAGCCATGCACATTAGCAAAGAGATGATGAAAAATAGTTCCTGCATTGAGAGTAAAAATGAATTATGATATGCATATTGGcagaaagaaatttaaaatgaaagaatgcGAGAGTGGAAGAGTGAATTAATTGAGGATAAATGTCTCCTCTTGCCATTGTCTATTTGCGACAAAAATGAAGACTATACGCTTTtagttatgaaaataataatactaaaaaagTTTTGATGATTTATAACAACTGATCATTTGGtcttctatttatatttatccttCAAAGCTCTAATATGCAAGATAATCCCATAATAGATTCTCTCATACATGGGGTTTCCAATTTGAGCCCATATATAgatctttttatttgaatacaTTGATAATTTTGAACTTATTGCCAAATTGTTAGGATTTGCCGtactaacaataatatttatttccaaattaaTCCAACATGGTCCTGATAATGTATTCAATTAGGCTAGATTTTAATAATCCTTATCATGCAATAGCTATCCGatctatttatttagattagtttttaattatccTCATCGTgcaatttctaatatttatttgttgagTGTTATAACTTATTGATGTCAGACTCTGCATTAGAAGATAAAATCAACCCAGGTGCAGTAGTGCAGTAGACGTAGAGTgatgaatattataaattatcgAAGATTATGGTTAATGGTCTCGCTATAATATGTCACGaacatttttttatggaaACCACATATGAAAACTTTTAAGCTAAATAtggaataattaaaaaaatcatcgGTGAAAATATATTACGTGTTAGCTAGATATTCATTTATAAGAGTAAGCTATTGCCTAGTCTTACCGATAAAATTTCCATGGTACAGTTTCAACGGGATCATGCAATAAATCTGATCAATGTATAATTTCAATTCTCATTATAATtacttgattttaaaataaatgtatacatgaaaattttattaaaactgacctagttcttttttattgtaattgggTTAGATATTTGCATAAACTGCTGAATACAGCCGccaaattcatcaaattcaaaatccttacaaaattcattttcattataacCCTACTAAGAAATTAAGCAATTATGACATTTCAATTAACCCTATTTTAATTGCATAAATAATCC
This window contains:
- the LOC102628274 gene encoding RHOMBOID-like protein 5 isoform X1; the encoded protein is MWLHAGIIHLVVNMTSLMLVSYRLEQEFGFARIAPLYLLSGFGGSLLSCLHHKGKKEIVSVGASGALFGLLGTMLSELIANWTIYENKCTSLSVLGSVIALNLAFGFIPGVDGVDNLAHIGGFASGVLLGFILFLRPQYGYVSEKYIAAGYDAKHRKPKYMHYQQLCWIIALILLVLGYITKRSFQTFVENFKIGVHKFRLTIAILSDMHSACPSYTKATRYTTNLSHTLIADYSCSRLTTKPSCNTRILDSNLHILTSM
- the LOC102628274 gene encoding RHOMBOID-like protein 5 isoform X2, giving the protein MWLHAGIIHLVVNMTSLMLVSYRLEQEFGFARIAPLYLLSGFGGSLLSCLHHKGKKEIVSVGASGALFGLLGTMLSELIANWTIYENKCTSLSVLGSVIALNLAFGFIPGVDGVDNLAHIGGFASGVLLGFILFLRPQYGYVSEKYIAAGYDAKHRKPKYMHYQQLCWIIALILLVLGYALGLSKLYKGDKIHNEPLPHSHS
- the LOC127898788 gene encoding probable polygalacturonase At3g15720, giving the protein MATLGWSRSYPGTMPYNVMNFGAVGNGVTDDSQAFIKAWNAVCGDTSNNPTLQVPQGKTFLLQPTSFQGPCKSSNLQVQIEGNLIAPEGPSSWKGKDRRSWLYFANVNGFTVNGNGEIDGQGSQWWKLCSDVGAQHFFANSRPALVFEKCTSFQVSGLKHINSQKNHISLDNCQDATLSNLHISAPESSPNTDGIDISASQNIHILNSNIATGDDCIAINTGSSQINVTGLTCGPGHGISIGSLGKQGEAAAVEEVHVKNCTLNATQNGLRIKTWQGGSGYARKITFNDITLTDVDNPIIIDQFYCPHEQCSNETNAVKISDVSYTGIHGTSITQDAIALNCSRTVGCDNIVLEHIHIASSNSKEGTYSTCINAHGKCDDSVPSVGCLK